AAGCCATAATAGAGGGCGAAACAAGGGAACTGGAAAATTAAATGGAACTTGCTCTATTAGGTTCGGGAGCAGTTTTTACTCCAGTTAGTAGTTTTATGCAGCACTATAAGCAACGTGATTGTAGTGATAAACTTTAACGACTTCTGGCTGGCTTGAGCCTTGAAAAGCTCACGCTTCCTTATAGCCCCATATCTTCAAAGATACATCGACCATGAGGTCAATCAGGGATTCTTCACTCTTAATAGTAGATAGGGAGTAGATTATGTCGCAGAAGATAATACCTTTTACAGCAATCCCCCAGTTCATAAGGACGTCCAGAGGATCTTTATTGCCTATCTCAACACCATTGAAACGGCAGAAAAATTCGGACACGGCTTTGTAGTATTCGTTTTTAAAATCCATATTTTTGACTTCTTCCACGATCTCGCTGTCGAGTAGTGCAGTCATAATCAAAGCTTTTGTCAAAGAAATATTGTCTTTGGTGTATTGTTGCATATTTTCTATTACATTCCTCATGTAGCCCGGGAAATCATTAAAATCGATATTTTCGGGCTGCTTTGTCATAAGTAGCTCATCGGTATACCGGTAACCAATCTCCTTAAGGATGTCAAACTTGCCGCCCGGGAAATATTTGTAAATCAG
The genomic region above belongs to Methanosarcina horonobensis HB-1 = JCM 15518 and contains:
- a CDS encoding TetR/AcrR family transcriptional regulator gives rise to the protein MPAKKTVQDDQKSVKRDKKAKIISIQDATCMLIETKGYENVTIRDIAEAGGVSIGLIYKYFPGGKFDILKEIGYRYTDELLMTKQPENIDFNDFPGYMRNVIENMQQYTKDNISLTKALIMTALLDSEIVEEVKNMDFKNEYYKAVSEFFCRFNGVEIGNKDPLDVLMNWGIAVKGIIFCDIIYSLSTIKSEESLIDLMVDVSLKIWGYKEA